Proteins from one Algicella marina genomic window:
- a CDS encoding NAD(P)/FAD-dependent oxidoreductase produces MQHDVIVVGGSYAGMAAALQLLRARRTVLVIDAGERRNRFAAQSHGFLGQDGADPAAIAREALAQLERYPTLEWIDGIADAAAGERDDFVVKAGPAEHSARRIIFATGVKDGLPDVPGLADRWGRSVFHCPYCHGYELNRGRIGVIGAGPGSIHQAQIVAEWGPLTYFPNGLAEVTGEEKADLSRRGADVETGRIAAIEGIADVRLMDGRVLQFAGLFTAPVCSPATPVAEVLGCALDETGMGTHLRTDGMKETSVPGAYACGDVGRVPHSVSLAVGDGAWCGAMVHRSLVF; encoded by the coding sequence ATGCAACATGACGTTATCGTCGTCGGGGGCAGCTACGCCGGAATGGCCGCAGCCCTCCAGCTTCTCCGTGCCCGGCGCACGGTGCTGGTGATCGACGCGGGCGAGCGACGAAACCGGTTCGCCGCGCAGAGCCACGGTTTTCTGGGCCAGGATGGCGCGGACCCGGCAGCAATCGCGCGGGAGGCGCTGGCGCAACTGGAGCGGTATCCGACGTTGGAGTGGATCGACGGGATTGCAGACGCAGCCGCCGGCGAACGCGACGATTTCGTGGTCAAAGCCGGACCGGCGGAACACAGCGCGCGCAGGATTATCTTCGCCACGGGCGTGAAGGACGGGTTGCCGGATGTGCCCGGATTGGCAGACAGGTGGGGCCGAAGCGTCTTTCACTGCCCGTACTGCCATGGATACGAACTGAACCGGGGGCGCATCGGCGTCATCGGGGCAGGGCCGGGTTCTATCCATCAGGCGCAGATTGTCGCGGAATGGGGACCGCTGACTTACTTTCCCAATGGTCTGGCCGAGGTAACGGGCGAGGAAAAGGCAGATCTTTCTCGGCGCGGTGCCGACGTGGAGACCGGGCGGATCGCCGCCATCGAGGGGATTGCGGATGTCCGGCTGATGGATGGCCGGGTGTTGCAGTTCGCGGGACTATTCACTGCGCCGGTTTGTTCCCCGGCAACGCCGGTGGCCGAAGTTTTGGGGTGTGCATTGGATGAAACCGGCATGGGCACCCATCTGCGGACTGACGGTATGAAGGAAACATCCGTGCCCGGCGCCTATGCCTGTGGCGATGTCGGACGAGTGCCGCATTCCGTCTCGCTCGCCGTCGGTGACGGCGCGTGGTGTGGCGCGATGGTTCACCGGTCGCTGGTCTTCTGA
- a CDS encoding O-acetylhomoserine aminocarboxypropyltransferase/cysteine synthase family protein produces the protein MADDQTYGFDTMQIHAGASPDPATGARQVPIYQSTAYVFRDAEHAAKLFNLQEVGYIYSRLTNPTVSALADRIAALEGGAGAVCCSSGHAAQIMALFPLMNPGCNVVASTKLYGGTIQQFTNTIRKFGWSCTFVDFDDLAAVEAAVDDNTRAIFCESIANPGGYITDIRAIADVADAAGVPLIVDNTSASPYLCRPIELGATLVVHSTTKYLTGNGTVTGGCVVDSGNFNWGASDKFPSLAAPEPAYHGLNFYEALGSMAFTFHSIAIGLRDLGMTMNPQGAHYTLMGIETLSLRMEKHVANAVKVAKWLESDPRVDSVTYAGLESSPYYGRIAKVCPKGAGALFTFAVKGGFDACVKLVDNVSIFSHVANLGDARSLIIHSASTTHRQLTPEQQEAAGAAPNMVRLSIGIEDADDLIADLDQALAKATG, from the coding sequence ATGGCCGACGATCAGACCTACGGCTTCGACACAATGCAAATTCACGCGGGCGCAAGCCCCGATCCGGCCACCGGCGCGCGACAGGTGCCGATCTATCAATCGACAGCGTATGTCTTTCGCGATGCCGAACACGCGGCCAAACTCTTCAACCTTCAGGAAGTCGGCTACATCTACTCGCGGCTGACCAACCCCACCGTCTCGGCCCTGGCCGACAGGATCGCGGCTCTGGAAGGGGGTGCCGGTGCCGTCTGCTGTTCTTCCGGACACGCCGCACAGATCATGGCGCTGTTTCCGCTTATGAACCCCGGCTGCAACGTCGTCGCCTCGACAAAGCTCTACGGCGGTACCATTCAGCAGTTCACCAATACCATCCGCAAATTCGGCTGGTCCTGTACCTTCGTTGACTTCGACGATCTCGCTGCGGTCGAAGCCGCAGTTGACGACAACACCCGCGCCATCTTTTGCGAAAGCATTGCCAACCCCGGCGGCTACATCACTGACATCAGGGCAATCGCCGATGTGGCCGATGCAGCCGGCGTGCCGCTGATCGTCGATAATACGTCCGCCAGCCCCTATCTCTGTCGCCCGATCGAACTGGGAGCCACGCTGGTCGTTCACTCCACCACGAAATACCTTACCGGCAACGGCACGGTTACCGGCGGCTGCGTCGTGGACAGCGGCAACTTCAACTGGGGTGCCTCTGACAAGTTTCCCTCTCTCGCCGCGCCGGAGCCCGCCTATCACGGTCTCAACTTTTACGAAGCCCTTGGCAGCATGGCCTTCACCTTCCACTCCATCGCCATCGGGCTTCGTGATCTCGGCATGACCATGAACCCCCAAGGTGCGCATTACACCCTGATGGGAATCGAAACCCTTTCACTGCGGATGGAGAAGCACGTCGCCAACGCCGTAAAAGTCGCAAAATGGCTGGAGTCCGATCCCCGCGTCGACTCTGTCACCTACGCCGGTCTGGAAAGCAGCCCCTATTACGGGCGCATCGCCAAGGTCTGCCCAAAGGGGGCCGGGGCTCTTTTCACCTTTGCAGTTAAAGGCGGGTTCGATGCCTGTGTGAAGCTGGTAGACAACGTCTCAATCTTCTCACACGTCGCCAACCTCGGTGACGCCCGCAGCCTTATCATCCACTCTGCCAGCACGACCCACCGGCAGTTGACACCGGAGCAGCAGGAAGCCGCCGGCGCAGCCCCGAACATGGTGCGTCTGTCCATCGGGATCGAGGATGCCGACGACCTGATCGCCGATCTCGACCAGGCGCTGGCGAAAGCGACAGGCTAA
- a CDS encoding RrF2 family transcriptional regulator, whose amino-acid sequence MKRDSRLSTVLHALLHMAEQQQPMTSETLARCMGTNPVVVRRTMGLLREAGIVTSSRGHAGGWTITANLREVSLRDLHGALGEPAIFAIGNRNETPDCLVEQAVNAALDGAFQDAEALLLERFADVSLSDLAADFARRHAERRSERE is encoded by the coding sequence ATGAAAAGAGACAGTCGCCTCTCCACGGTTTTGCATGCACTTCTTCACATGGCGGAGCAGCAGCAGCCGATGACTTCGGAAACACTGGCCCGCTGCATGGGGACGAACCCGGTTGTCGTGCGGAGGACGATGGGCCTGTTGCGCGAGGCTGGCATCGTCACGTCGTCGCGCGGTCATGCCGGTGGTTGGACGATTACGGCGAACCTTCGGGAGGTTTCGTTGCGCGATCTGCACGGCGCGCTGGGGGAGCCGGCGATCTTTGCCATCGGGAACCGTAACGAAACGCCTGATTGCCTTGTGGAGCAGGCGGTCAACGCAGCGCTGGATGGTGCCTTTCAAGATGCCGAAGCGTTGTTGCTAGAGCGTTTTGCCGATGTCTCGCTCTCAGATCTGGCGGCGGACTTCGCACGCCGTCATGCCGAAAGGCGCTCAGAAAGGGAATAG
- a CDS encoding YHS domain-containing (seleno)protein → MAPISRRTSMALMAGTLAVPRIARAESQYLDSQGRGLRGYDPVAYFKEEEAIPGLPSIQTEHDGAIWQFEFDGNQTAFEAEPEKFLPQYGGFCAEGISRGFKRVSDPTVWVMVNDKLYVHYSIEAQNRWAEGIRENIRQGDKNWPELREL, encoded by the coding sequence ATGGCACCGATTTCCCGACGCACCAGCATGGCGCTGATGGCAGGCACGCTGGCCGTGCCCCGTATTGCCCGCGCCGAATCCCAATATCTCGACAGCCAGGGCCGTGGACTGCGTGGCTACGATCCGGTCGCATACTTCAAGGAGGAGGAGGCCATACCCGGCCTGCCGTCCATACAGACGGAACATGACGGCGCCATCTGGCAATTCGAATTCGACGGCAACCAGACAGCCTTTGAGGCAGAGCCGGAAAAATTCCTGCCGCAATACGGCGGCTTCTGCGCCGAAGGTATCTCCCGCGGGTTCAAGCGGGTCAGCGACCCGACCGTCTGGGTCATGGTCAACGACAAGCTCTATGTCCACTACTCGATAGAGGCGCAGAACCGCTGGGCCGAAGGTATCCGCGAAAACATCCGTCAGGGTGACAAGAACTGGCCCGAACTCCGCGAACTCTGA